In Candidatus Eisenbacteria bacterium, the genomic stretch TGCGCTACAACGGTCCGCGCGTCGGCGAGGGCGTCGAGCTGGGGCTGGCGGCCAACGTCTATGCCCAGTTCGATCTCGATGCTCCATCCTACGATCTGATCAACGCCGATTACGTGATCGGCCTGCCGCTCACTTTCCGCCTCGATCGGTTCTCCGGTCGGCTGCGCCTCTACCACCAGAGCTCGCATCTGGGAGACGAGTTCGTGCTCCGGCCCGGAGTCGAGCGCGAGAACTTCGCGTTCCAGTCGGCGGAGGGGATTCTCGCGTTCGACATCGGTCCGATCCGCGCGTACGCGGGGGGCGAGTATCTCTTCGGCGAGACCCCGGGGAGCAGGATCACCAGCCTGGTCCACGGCGGTGTGGAGTTCCGCCAGGGCGGAGGCCTCGCGCCGTCCGGCAAGCTCGCGCGCGTGCGTCTGGTCGCGGGCGCCGATCTCAAGTCATCGGAGGAGCTGGACTGGGAACCCGCGGTGAGCGCGAGAGCCGGCTTCGAGTTCGGACGCCAGACGGGAGCGACGCATACCTCGCGACGCATCAGCCTGCTCGGCGAGTACTACGAAGGGGCTTCGCCCTACGGCCAGTTCTTCCGCGACAAGGTCTCGTACTACGGCGTCGGCCTTCACATCGGCCGCTAGTCGAGCTTGACGATCGTCGCCTTCGATTCCCGTTCCGCCGCCTTCAGTCGAACGAAGTAGACGCCGGCGGAGACGCGAGAACCGCGAGAGTCGCGCCCATCCCATGCGACGCTGTGAGGCCCGGATGTGAAGCGCCCGGTCGCCAGCGCCTTCACCTGGCGCCCGGCGAGATCGTGCACGCGAAGGTCCACGGCTCCGTCTTTCGGCAGGGTGAACACCACGTTCGCAGAACCGCGGAAGGGATTGGGTCCAAGCCTCAAGCTGAAGATTGGCGCGTGCGGATCGGGAGGAACATCCGTCGTGCTCGCCGGCTTGGCGTCGATCCCCAGCACGTGGTCGTTGCAATAGAAGCCGTTCCGCGCCACGGGCAGCTTGATGTTCGGGAAGCTCGCGCCGCCGCCGGTGAGACCGCTGTCGAAACGCTCGATCGACAGACAGATTGGGCAGGATAGATCCAGGACGAGCTGTTGCTGGTCACCGCTCACTTTATAGGAGCCGCCACCGACCAGATCGGCCGGGTATGTGTCATCGGAAATGAAGTCGAACATGACTGCGGTCACCCGGTAGTGCTGGAAGGTCCCGTCGAAGCCCTGGGGCTCGAGCTCGAAAGTGCCCAGCATGGCGTCCTGCGTCACCGCGGGACACTGACACGGCGGGAGACATCCGGCCCAATTCGACGACTCCTGTCCGAGTTGGTACCGAAAGGATTCGGCAGCAGTGCCCGGCGCCGGGCCGAGGGCCAGGACGAGAGGAAGAGCGAACAGCAGCACTTTCATGGCGACCTCCGAGGCTCCGGCGATGCGGGGTTCGAAGGGCGGATCAGGGCCGGAGACGGTGAGATTCTACGCCCGCCCGACGACCGCTTGCGAGCGCGAACCGCCTTCACGGCGCTGGCCGCGACCACGGGGGACCGCTAGGATGGCGGACCTTTCGAGGAGGTCGGCGTCCATGGAAGACCGTTTTCTCGAGTCGGTTCGCAAGTCGTTCCCGGCGGGCGGAGCCACGATCACGCTCGGCGCGCCGCTGCGCGAGGGAGAGTGCCATCCCGAGCCGCTGGTCACGGTCCCGCTGGCGATGATGAACCGCCACGGACTGATCGCCGGCGCGACCGGCACCGGAAAGACCAAGACGCTCCAGCTGATCGCCGAGCAGCTCTCGGCCGCCGGCGTTCCGGTGTTCCTCGCCGACGTGAAGAGCGATCTCTCCGGTCTGGGTGCGATGGGGGAGAGCGGGGAGCGCGTGGCGCAGCGCGCCCGCGACACCGGCTTCGACTGGAAGCCTCAGTCCTTCCCGCTCGAGCTGCTGAGCTTGTCCGGAAAGCGCGGCGCGCAGCTCCGCGCCACGGTGTCGTCGTTCGGTCCGCTGCTGCTCGCCAAGGTGCTCGGCCTCAACGAGACACAGACCAGCGTGCTCGGGCTGGTGTTCAAGTACTGCGACGACAAGCAGCTCCCGTTGCTCGACTTCGCCGACCTGCGAGCGGCGCTCCAGCACCTCAGCGGCGAAGGCGCCGCGGATCTCGCGGGTTACGGCGGCATGTCCAAAGCCTCGGTCGGCGTGCTGTTGCGCGAGATGGTGGAGCTGGAGCAGCAGGGCGCGGGAACGTTCTTCGGCGAGCCCGAGTTCGACCTGGATGACCTGATGCAGACCGAGCGCGATGGCCGCGGGCTCGTGAGCGCGCTCGAGCTGTCGGACGTCCAGGACCGGCCGGCTCTCTGGTCCACGTTCACGATGTGGATGCTGGCGCGGCTCTATCACGAGCTGCCCGAGGTCGGCGACATCGAGAAGCCGAAGCTCGTGTTCTTCTTCGACGAGGCCCACCTGCTGTTCCGCGGGGCGAGCCCGGCGTTTCTCGAGCAGGTCGAGCAGGTGGTCCGGCTCGTGCGCTCGAAAGGCGTGGGCGTGTTCTTCGTCACCCAGAGCCCCAAGGACGTTCCCGCCACGGTCCTCGGCCAGCTCGGCCACCGCGTGCAGCACGCGCTGCGCGCCTTCACCGCCGACGACGACAAGGCCCTCAAGGCGGCGGCGCGCACGTTTCCGAAGACCGAGTTCTACGACCTCGAAGAGACGATGACCACGCTCGGGATCGGCGAAGCGCTGGTCACCCTGCTCGGGGCCAACGGCGTGCCCACGCCGCCGGTCGCCACTCGGCTGGTGCCGCCGGCCTCGCGCATGGGACCGCTCAGCGAGGCCGAGCTGTCGCAGCGGTTGGCCGCGTCGAAGCAGGTGCAGGAGTACGCGCAGGCCATCGATCGCGAGAGCGCGCGCGAGATGCTCGCGGCGCGCATGGCGGGGCGCACGGAGGCCGCGCCGGCGGAGAAGCCCGCGCCGCGTCGCACCGCCGAGCCGGCGAGCACCTTCGAGCAGGTTCTGAAGTCGCCGCTCACCCGCAGCATCGCCACGACCGTGACCCGGGGATTGCTCGGCGCGCTCCTCGGGCCACCCCCGCGCCGCCGCCGCCGCTACTTCTAGGTGACCCGGTCGCGCCGCGCCGCGGCACCGCCACCCGCGCGGTCAGGCGCTCCCGAGCCGGCGCCGCCGCTCGCGCTCTCCAATCCGTGGCTCATCGGCGCCGCGCTGATCGCGTTCGCCTGCATCCTCTACAGCGTCACCTTCCGCATCATCGACTCGGACTTCTGGCAGCACCTGCTGGTCGGCCGCGTGATGTGGGAGCGGGAAACCATTCCGCGCGAGCACCTGTGGTCGTGGGTCAGCTACGGTCGGCCCGAGGTGCTGCAGTCATGGCTCTTCCGCTGGATGCTGTGGCCGTTCTACGGCAGCGGGGAAGT encodes the following:
- a CDS encoding DUF1207 domain-containing protein, with the protein product MLRSSLVAALLAACLLGTPALADHTSGNCDTGIPADETLGFNWFPRGEIFCPLIADPKSDGSFASYVRGTSSSPFGTDLGSIGVGDRFTIVRYNGPRVGEGVELGLAANVYAQFDLDAPSYDLINADYVIGLPLTFRLDRFSGRLRLYHQSSHLGDEFVLRPGVERENFAFQSAEGILAFDIGPIRAYAGGEYLFGETPGSRITSLVHGGVEFRQGGGLAPSGKLARVRLVAGADLKSSEELDWEPAVSARAGFEFGRQTGATHTSRRISLLGEYYEGASPYGQFFRDKVSYYGVGLHIGR
- a CDS encoding helicase HerA-like domain-containing protein, which produces MEDRFLESVRKSFPAGGATITLGAPLREGECHPEPLVTVPLAMMNRHGLIAGATGTGKTKTLQLIAEQLSAAGVPVFLADVKSDLSGLGAMGESGERVAQRARDTGFDWKPQSFPLELLSLSGKRGAQLRATVSSFGPLLLAKVLGLNETQTSVLGLVFKYCDDKQLPLLDFADLRAALQHLSGEGAADLAGYGGMSKASVGVLLREMVELEQQGAGTFFGEPEFDLDDLMQTERDGRGLVSALELSDVQDRPALWSTFTMWMLARLYHELPEVGDIEKPKLVFFFDEAHLLFRGASPAFLEQVEQVVRLVRSKGVGVFFVTQSPKDVPATVLGQLGHRVQHALRAFTADDDKALKAAARTFPKTEFYDLEETMTTLGIGEALVTLLGANGVPTPPVATRLVPPASRMGPLSEAELSQRLAASKQVQEYAQAIDRESAREMLAARMAGRTEAAPAEKPAPRRTAEPASTFEQVLKSPLTRSIATTVTRGLLGALLGPPPRRRRRYF
- a CDS encoding FlgD immunoglobulin-like domain containing protein: MKVLLFALPLVLALGPAPGTAAESFRYQLGQESSNWAGCLPPCQCPAVTQDAMLGTFELEPQGFDGTFQHYRVTAVMFDFISDDTYPADLVGGGSYKVSGDQQQLVLDLSCPICLSIERFDSGLTGGGASFPNIKLPVARNGFYCNDHVLGIDAKPASTTDVPPDPHAPIFSLRLGPNPFRGSANVVFTLPKDGAVDLRVHDLAGRQVKALATGRFTSGPHSVAWDGRDSRGSRVSAGVYFVRLKAAERESKATIVKLD